The sequence TTTGGCTGGGCGCTGGTCTTTTCTGGTCGTCTTTTACTGGCAGTGAAAACCTTGCGAGATGCTCATCGTTTTGGTTTTGAATCGCTAGAAAAAGTAGCGGAAGAAGGAGAAAAGCTAGTCCAAAAAGGCGTGGAATTGGCTCAGAAATTTTCTGAAGTTGGAAGATTGTAATTAGTCATTAGTCATTGGTCATTAGTCATTGGTACAGAAAAATTACCAAGGACAAATGACGAATGACGAATGACAAAGGACAAAGGACAAATGACAATTGAAGAACTAAAAACCCAGATAAAACGCCTCAACAGTAAAGCAGGTCAAATGAAAATGGATCTGCACGATCTAGCAGAGGGGTTGCCAACAGATTACCAAAAAATTATGGATGTTGCTGCTGCAACTTATAAAATTTATCGTCAGTTGGAAGAACTGAAGCAACAACTAAAAAATATGGAGCAAGGCAAATGAGCGAAGATTGGAAAAAATTCCAAAAGCTCACACAAGCAGAGGAATATTTTGAGTTTTTTCAATTACCTTACGAACAAAAAATTGTAAGTATAAATCGTCTGCATATTTTGAAAAAATTCTCACAATATATTCAAGAAATTGATGAGAATTATACCGTTCTTAGTGCAGAAGATAGATTAAATAAATATTGTGAGGCTTTGGAAAAAGCTTATCAGGTTTTTCTCGAATCCACACCTCAAGAACAAAAGCTGTTCAAAGTATTTAAACAGAAGCCTAAAAATGTAATCACGCTGACAGAAATCACTTCTGATTAGGAGGTAAAAAGTGATAGACCTGACGCCTACCGAGTTAGAACGTTACCGTCGCCAAATGATGCTCCCTAATTTTGGCGAGACAGCGCAGAAGCGCCTAAAGTCAGCGACAGTTCTGGTAACAGGT is a genomic window of Fischerella sp. PCC 9605 containing:
- a CDS encoding CCE_0567 family metalloprotein yields the protein MTIEELKTQIKRLNSKAGQMKMDLHDLAEGLPTDYQKIMDVAAATYKIYRQLEELKQQLKNMEQGK
- the nifW gene encoding nitrogenase-stabilizing/protective protein NifW, with product MSEDWKKFQKLTQAEEYFEFFQLPYEQKIVSINRLHILKKFSQYIQEIDENYTVLSAEDRLNKYCEALEKAYQVFLESTPQEQKLFKVFKQKPKNVITLTEITSD